GGAGTTCATCAGATGTCGATTTGAAGGCACGACTCTCGTCTACTCAGCAACCGCGCCGACGCTGCTGAATGAGTGTCAGTTTGTGGGCGTCCAGTTCGAGTTTAGTGGCCCCGCGCTTCTTGCCTTTGATTTCCTACGAGCTCTCGGGCATGGTGCGGGGCCGGACGGTGCGCGGATTGTTCAAAGTGTTATAAAACACATCCAATCGCCCCCGCCGCCCCCGCCGCCATCGCTTTCGCGAATTGCGGAAACGACTGCTACGTCGAGCGTGACAATCGCTCCGACTATTCCGAGCGTCGGCTCACGACGCAAGTAAGGCGACCACTTCGCCGAGATTCCAAACATGATCGCTCACGCCCGCTGCCATCGCGGGCGTTTGCTTTATCCCGCCGTTGTTCTTCGTCAGCGTCATATGCGGACGACAGAAATTGTAGTACATGAACCACAGCGACATCGCATGCACGTGGTTCTCGATCTTCTTGCTGTGGCCGTTCGTGAGGCGCGTCAGCCGGCGGATGTTGGTCCGCATGCGCGTGTTGTGCGACTCGGCGTAACTGGTCGAGATCAGCGCCTCGTCCGGCTGGCCCATGATCGGCTTTTTTTCTAGCGACGTGAGGGCGACGGGCGCGTACTTGCCGCTGCCGTGCGTATCGCCGGTTGCGCCGTACAATTTGACCAGCATCGCGTAGTCCACGCCGTTCCAGCCGAACGCATTCTCCACCGCCGTCAGATAGGCGTTGTGGCCGTCCGTCGAGAGCTGCACGCGGTTCGCGAGACGCGACGCCAGCTCCTCCATGAACAAGTGCGCAGCGTCGGCATCGCGAGTGCCGACGTGCCAGCACGGAATGAGCTTCGTGTCGGCGCAGATCCCCGTCCACGTCCAACAATCGCCGCGCCCGCGTCCCTTCTCATCGAGCGGGACATTCTTCTCGCGCGCGCCGACGAATGACCAAATCTCGTCCGCTTCGATGCGCTTGCATGGCAGGTTCACCAGCACGCGCTGCTGGTAAGCGAGAACCGCCGTTCCGACCTCAGCGAGCAGCTTCAAGATCGTGACCTTGCTCGCACCCGTCTGCCGTGCCGTCGCATTGATCGACGCGCCCTCACAGAGGGCGTAGAGGATTTGCACGCGCTTTTCGGTCGACAGGCGGTTCATGGTTCGGTTCGTGAATTGAAACTGAACTAATATGCTTGCTTAACTTTACGTTGTCAAGTACTTCTTTCTCTGGTTTGTTCTCCTCTGAGCATGTATACTGTGGCCATGGCGAAGATCGTTCTTGACCTGGATCGCAGGGATGTCTCGGCGCCCGATTTCGCCGAAGGCTTTCTTGCGCAAATGCGTCTCGTCGAGCAGGTCATGGTCGAGATGGGCATCGCAGCCAATCAAGTTCGGTGGGTCATTGAGGATCTTCGCGCCGGGAGTGCCTACGCTGCGGCGACAGCTCACATACAAGGTGAGCATGTCGCGATGGCAGACATCGAAGCTGCAATCCGAATCGCCGGTCAGGGCACGAAGGCTCTGGCATCCTCGAATAAGCGACCCGCTCATTTTTCGGATGCCGCGCTCAAGACAAGCCGAACGCTGACGCGAATTCTGTCGGAATATGACAGCGGTAAGGCAGTGGCACGATTCGGCCAGATTGTAGTGAAGCCCAGCGAAAAGGTCGCCGAAAACGTCGCCACTATCATTCGCGGCGATCTCCGCAGCATAGCCAGTATTGACGGTACGCTGGTCGGTGTGAACGACTACGGAAGGATTGAAATCTCCGTCGTGGACCGTTTACGCGGTCGGCGCATTCGCTGTGAGATCCCTAACGACTTGGTCGATAAGGCGCTCAGTGCGTTCAAGAAGCGCGTCGTCGTTCGAGGGCTGATGTGGTCCCGTCAGGACGGGACCGCAATCCGGATCGACGTTCGGAGCCTCGACGTAATGCCACCTGACGATCAACTTCCGACGCACAGCCAAGTCCGTGGCATCCTCAGCGGCTACAGGATCGCCAATGGCGAATAAGATTCGTCGCTATTGGGATTCCTGCTGCTGTTTCGGCTACCTGTTGAACCAGGCTAACCGTGCCGATAAGTGCGAGCCCATTTTGCTCGACGCGGAAGTCGGGAATTGCGAGATAGTCATATCGGCCTGGACCATCGCGGAAGTGCTCCACAAGAAAGGCGACAAGCGGCCCTTTCCGAAGGAATCGCGCGAGCTGCTACGAAAGTTCTTCAATCGAAGCTGTTTCATCGTCGCCGAAGTGGATCGGGTCATCGCCGAAGCCGCTCAAGACGTGTTCTGGGAACATGACATACTGCCGAAAGACGCCGTACATGTCGCCACCGCGTTGGTGGCGAACGCCAATTATCTAGAGACCTTTGATGGCGGCTTGCTTGCGAAGAGCAAGAAGCTCGGGGGCGACCCAGTACTCGTAATTCAAGAGCCGGGTGCTGAGCGTCTAAAAGCGGAAGCGAAGAAGGCCGATAAGAAGGGGCAAATAGAGCTACCGGGAACGCTTTCGAGCTGACGCTTTCGCGCCCTTCTTCGCGATGCTGACCCGCTCCTTTCGGCTGAGCGTCTTTGCGCGAGCAATGCCGCCTTTTGAGGCCCGAACCTGGGTCGGTCCCGGCTCAGCGTCTTCCGGCTTCTCGGCTTCTTTCGTCGCGATTCCACCGACGAGCCTGGCGAGCTGCATCATGTCGGCCGGTCGCTTCGGGCGCTTTGGCATGGATGCAAAATACCGAACCGAGGTTTCATGACCAAGAACTGGCTACTTTCAAACTGTACCAGTGCCTGCTTAACCCGTCCCCTTGCTTCAACTTACCAGCCTAGTTACTCTTAGGGTCTGGCCCGGAATTTTTCGGGTCGGATTAGCTGTCTCAACCGGTTTTCTCGTTTTTCTTTCTTGGTTCCGTCCGGAGCGCCTGTGAAAGTCCGCACGAGCGTCAAGCCGATCTGTGAGCATTGCAAAGTTGTGAAGCGCAACGGCGTGACTCGCATCATCTGCAAGCGCAACCCCAAGCACAAGCAGCGTCAGGGTTAATCGAATATGGCTCGTATTGCTGGCGTCGATCTCCCGAGAGACAAGAAGGTCGAGATCGGTCTGACCTACATCTACGGCATTGGCCGTCATGCCGCCCAGGAAATCATCGAGAAGGCGGGCATCGACGCCAATCTGCGCATTCGCGATCTGACCGACGCGGACGTGAACAAGATCCGCGGCGTCATCGAGCGCGATCACAAGGTCGAAGGCGCGCTCAGGACCGAAGTGGCGATGAACATCAAGCGGTTGATGGACATCGGGTCGTATCGGGGCATTCGCCACCGTCGCGGCCTGCCAGTCCGCGGCCAGCGGACGCACACCAACGCGCGCACGAAGAAGGGGCCGCGTCGGGCGATCGCCGGCAAGAAGAAAGTGACGAAGTAGCAAGCAGTAACAAGCAGTAACAAGCAGTAACAAGCAGTAACAAGCGGTACTTAGCAGATCCTCGTCTCGCTTCGCTCGCGAGGATGACAGACACACAACTAACGAATCATGGCGACTGGGAAGAAGGCAAAGCGGGTCGTGGAAGCGGAAGGTGTGGCGCACATCAGCGCTACCTTCAACAACACGACGATCACCATCACGGACTCGCACGGCAACGCGGTGTCCTGGGGCTCCTCCGGCAAGGCCGGGTTCAAGGGCTCCAAGAAGTCGACGCCGTTCGCGGCGACCGTTGCCGCCGAGCAGGCCGCGCGTGAAGCGTTGTCGGCCGGTGTGAAGCGCGTCCACGTGAAGGTGCAGGGCCCGGGTTCGGGCCGTGAGTCGGCGATTCAAGCCTTGGCAACGGCTGGCCTCCAGGTCAAGTCGATCAAGGACGTGACGCCGATCCCGCACAACGGCTGCCGTCCCCCCAAGCGTCGGAGAGTTTGATCCATGGGTCGCTACACCGGGCCGAGCTGCAAGCAGTGCCGGCGCGAAGGAACGAAGCTTTTCCTGAAGGGCACCAAGTGCTTCACGGAGAAGTGCCCCGTCGAGCGTCGTCCGTACGCTCCGGGCCAGCACGGCCAGAACACCGCGCGCCGCCGCAAGTCGTCCGAATACTCGAAGCAGCTGCGTGAGAAGCAGAAGATCAAGCGCATCTACGGCATCTCGGAGCAGCAGTTCCGGAACACCTTCCAGAAGGTGCGTCCGATGCCGGGGATCACGGGCCACAATCTCTTGGCCGCGCTCGAGAGCCGTCTGGACAACATGATCTACCGCATGGGTTTCGCGCCGAGTCGCAAGGCCGCGCGCCAGCTCATTCGCCACCGCCACGTCGAGATCAACACCAAGACGGTCGACATCCCGAGCTATATGGTGGCGCCGGGCGAGGAAGTGCGCATTCGCCAGAAGTCGCGCGAGGTGCAGCCGATCCTCGCCGCGATGGATCAGTCGTCGCGCGGCGCGCCGCTGTCGTGGCTCGCCGTCGATCGCGACACGTTCAGTGGCCGGATGCTCGAGCGTCCCAGCCGTCCGAACATTCCGATCGCGGCGCAGGAGCAGTTGGTGGTGGAGTTGTATTCGAAGTAGCACGCCCGTCATCCTCGCGAGCCGCGTCGCGGCGAGTCGAGGACCTGCTCTTGTGAACGCCGTTATCACGAGCAGATCCTCGACTCCCTCGCTTCGCTCGGTCGCGAGGACGACGATTCAGGTCGGAGCCCTCATCTCCGTTCGAGCTTGCCGCGCATGAGGGGCGGGGCAAGGCGATGCCGATTCGTTCTCGGCAAGACCATTCAAGGATCTCCCCAATCATGGCCAACACGATCGATCTCCGCGGACTCGTCCGCCCGCAGCTGGTCGAAGCGACCAAGCACGAAGACAACCCCAACGTCGCCGAATTCCGGCTGCAGCCCCTCGAGCGCGGCTTCGGCCACACGCTCGGCAACTCGATGCGGCGCATGCTGCTGTCGTCGCTTCGCGGCGCGGCGGTGTGGGCGTTCCGCATTGACGGCGTGGTGCACGAGCACCAGACCATTCCTGGTGTCGTCGAAGACGTGCACCAGATCATCGGCAACCTCAAGACGCTGACGCTCACGCTCCCCGACGACGTCGAGGACGTGGTGCTGCACATCCAGAAGTCCGAGGCCGGCGCGGTCACCGCGGCCGACATCTCGAGCTCCGGCGGCGTGCGCATCGTCAACCCCGACCATCATCTCTTCACGCTGCAGGACGACCGCGATCTCAACGTCGACCTGTACGTGAACAAGGGCCGCGGCTACGTCGAGTCGGACCAGCATCCGATCGACCGGGGCCTGCCCGTCGATCTCGTGCGCATCGACTCGATCTACAATCCGGTCCGCCGCGCCAACTTTACCGTCGCCGAGACGCGCGTCGGCCAGCGCACGGACTACGATCGCCTGGTGCTCACGGTCGAGACCAACGGCACGATCTCGCCGGAAGAAGCGGTGAGCTACGCGGCCGCGCTCGCGCAGACGCACTTCCAGTACTTCGCCGATTTCGGCTCGCATTCGTCGGCGCCGATCGGCCAGCTGGCGGACAACGGTGCCGGCGACGGCGCGCGCCTCGGCTCGCTCCTGCGGACGCCGATCGACGACCTCGAGCTGTCGGTTCGCTCCGTCAACTCGTTAAAGAATTCGAATATCAGAACGCTCGGCGATCTGGTGCGCCAGACCGAGAGCCAGATTTTGCAGGTCAAGAACTTCGGCAAGAAATCGCTTCAGGAGATCGCGGACCTCCTCGAGCGCGAAAATCTGAATTTCGGGATGCGGTTCGAAGAGACCGGCGACGGCAGCGTTCGCGTGCTGGATTACGGTACGCCGCCAAGCCGGGCCGCCGCCGCGGCGCCCGACGACATGGAGGAGTAAGAGCAATGCGTCATCGTAAAGCGGGGCGCCAGCTTCGCCGGACCAGCGAGCAAAAGCTCGCGCTCATGCGGAATCTCGCGTCGTCGCTCATCGAGCACGGCGCGATCGAGACCACCGAAGCCAAGGCGAAGGAACTGCGTCCGTTCGTCGAGAAGCTGATCACGAAGGCGCGCTCCGGCACGCTGCACGCTCGCCGGCTTGCCGTGCGTCACGTGCACAAGCGTGAGACGGCCGACAAGCTGTTCCAGGAGCTCGGACCCAAGTTCGCGGCTCGCAAGGGTGGATACACGCGCATTCTCAAGACCGGCCACCGCAAGGGTGACGGCGCCGAGATGGCGCGCATCGAGCTGGTGGGAGAATAGAGGTTCTTATGGCCATTCAGAGAAACGTCTGCTACGCGTGCGGCAAGGGCGTCGCGTTCGGCAACAACGTGTCGCATGCGAACAACAAGACGCGCCGCACCTGGAAGCCCAATCTGCAGGTGATGCGCACCCTCGTCGACGGAAAGATCGAGAAGGTGAAGGTGTGCACGCGATGCATGAATGCAGGCAAGGTCAAGCGGGCACCGCGTGGAGCGGCGGTCGTATAACTACGCTGCTCGGCTGATTGAGAGGGGAGCCCATCGGGGCTCCCCTTTTTTGTTTGGTGCCTTCTTCGTCGAGCGTTCACAACGGGCGTTCGCCGCGACGGCATCGCGGATCGACTCCAGCGTCTTCCGCGCGCAAATCACCGTTCGTCGCGGAAATCGCCGTTTCCATTCGCCGTTTCCATTCGCTCTTTCCGTTCGCCGTTTCCACCCGCTCTTTCCATTCGCCGTCACCATTCGCTCTTTCCATTCGCTCTTGCTTTTGAGTTAGTTTTCCGGACCATGCCCACCGCGCTCATCACTGGCATCACCGGCCAGGACGGCTCGTACCTGGCCGAATTCCTGCTCGAGAAGGGCTACCGCGTCGTCGGCGCCGTGCGCCGCAGCTCGACGACGCCGTACGAGCGCATCGCACATCTCGTCGACCGCGTCGAGCTGGTCTCGGCCGACCTCCTCGATCAAACTTCACTGACCGACGCCGTCGGCGACGTGAAGCCGGACGAGATCTACAACCTCGCGGCGCAAAGCTTCGTCGCCGCGTCGTGGACGCAGCCCGTGCTCACCGGCGAATTCACCGCGCTCGGCGTCACCCGCATGCTCGAGGCGATGAAAAAGGCCGCGCCCAAGGCGCGCTTTTACCAGGCCAGCTCGAGCGAGATGTTCGGCAAAGTGGTCGAGTCGCCGCAAAGCGAGACGACGCCGTTCTATCCGCGCAGCCCCTACGGCGTCGCCAAGGTGTACGGCCACTGGATCACCGTGAATTATCGCGAGAGCTTCGGCCTCTACGCCGTCTCCGGAATCCTCTTCAATCACGAGAGTCCGCGACGCGGACTCGAGTTCGTGACGCGCAAGGTCACCGATGCCGTGGCGCGCATCAAGCTGGGGCTCGCGAAGGACGTCACCCTCGGCAATCTCGATTCGCGGCGCGACTGGGGTTTCGCCGGCGATTACGTCGAAGCGATGTGGCGCATGCTGCAGCAGGACGAACCCGACGACTACGTGATCGGCACGGGCCACACCTGCTCTGTCCTCGACCTGTGCAAGACGGCGTTTTCGTACGTCGGCCTCGACTACCGCGAGCACATCAAGCAGGACGCGAAGTTCTATCGGCCCGCCGAAGTCGATCTCCTCGTCGCCAATCCGTCGAAGGCGATGCGGCAGCTGGACTGGCGGCCGCGCGTCGACTTCGAGCAGCTCGTGCGCATGATGGTCGACGCCGATGTGGAGCGGCACCGGGCGCGCGCCTGAGATGCGAGCCTCATGCGAGCGCTGATCACGGGCGGCGGCGGATTCGTCGGACAGTGGCTCGCGCGCGGACTACTCGCGCGCGGCGATGCCGTGGATTTGACGGGACTCGGCGCCGCGATACGCGGACCCGACATCCTGTCCCGCCAGGAGCGGCGTGAGGTCCGCTGGCTGCCCGCCGATATGCGCGATACCGAGGACGTCGAGCTCGTCGTGCAGCGCAGCCGACCCGACGTGATCGTGCATCTGGCGGGCGTGAGCTTTCCCCCCGACGCCGAGCGCTCGCCGACGACGACGTATGACGTCAATGCCCTCGGTGCCGTGCGTCTGCTGTCGGCCGTGCGCCGGCAGAAATCAGCCGGTGCCGTCGATCCCCTCGTGATCATCGTTGGGTCGGGCATGCAGTACGGCTGTCATGAGCCGGCCGATATGCCGCTCGACGAGCGAGCCGTGCAGCGGCCGACGACGATCTACGCGGCGTCCAAGGCAGCGCAGGAGGTTGCGGCGCTGCAATTCCACACGTCGGTCGGACTGCGCGTGATCGCGACGCGCAGCTTCAACCACTCGGGCGTTGGCCACGGCACGCAGTATCTGCTGCCGTCGCTCGTTGGCCGCGTCAAACGACTCGCGGCGGGCGCCGAGCCGCGCCTCGTGCTCGGCAATGACGTGGTGCGCGACTATCTGCATGTCGACGACGTCGTGACCGCCTATCTTTCGTTGGTCGAGCGCGGTCAGCCCGGCGAGGTGTACAACGTGGCGAGCGGACGCGGGGTGAGCGTGCGGCAGCTCGCCGAGGATGTCTTGCAGCGCGCCAACGTGGCCGCGGAGATTTCGACGGATCCCTCGCTGACGCGCGCCTCCGACATTCCGGTTCTCATCGGTTCACCCGCCAAGCTGCACGAGCATACGGGCTGGTCGCCGACCAAGACGCACGCCGACATCATCGACGATCTGTTGCATGCCTCGACGGACTGACATTCATCGCATTCTCGTCATCGGCTCCGGTCCGATCATCATCGGACAGGCGGCCGAGTTCGACTACTCCGGCACGCAGGCGACGAAGGCCCTCAAGGAAGAGGGATACGAAGTCATTCTGATCAACTCGAACCCGGCGACGATCATGACCGATCCGGAGTTCGCGGATCGGACGTACATCGAGCCGGTGACGCCGGAGTTCGTCGAGCTGATCCTGGAGCGCGAGAAGCCGGACGCGATTCTCCCGACGATGGGCGGCCAGACGGCGCTGAACGTCGCGATGGCGCTGTCCGAATCTGGGGCGCTGGACAAGTACGGCGTCGAATTGATCGGCGCGAACGCGCGCGCGATCTCGCTGGCTGAAGATCGTCGTCTCTTCGGCGAGGCGATGGAACGCATCGGTCTCGCCGTCGCCGAAGGCGGAATCGCCGAGAGCTTCGACGAAGCGGAAGCGATCGTCGAACGCACGGGCTACCCCGCGATCATTCGGCCGTCGTTCACCCTTGGCGGCACGGGCGGTGGCATCGCGTACAATCGCGAAGAGTTCGAGCGCATCGTGCGCAGCGGGCTCGATCTGTCGCCGACGCACCAGGTGCTCGTCGAGCGCAGCGTGATCGGCTGGAAGGAGTTCGAGCTCGAGGTGATGCGCGATCACGAGGATAACGTCGTGATCGTGTGCTCGATCGAGAACATCGATCCCATGGGTGTACACACGGGCGATTCCATCACGGTCGCGCCGGCGATGACGCTCACCGATCGCGAATATCAGGTGATGCGCGACGCCGCGGTGGCGATCATTCGCGAGGTCGGCGTCGACGCCGGCGGCTGCAACATCCAGTTCGCCGTCAACCCGCGCGACGGCGAGATGCTGGTCATCGAGATGAATCCGCGGGTGTCGCGGTCATCGGCGCTCGCCTCCAAGGCGACGGGGTTTCCAATCGCGCGCATCGGCGCGAAGCTCGCGGTCGGGTATCGCCTCGACGAGATCGCGAACGACATCACGAAGACGACGCCGGCGTCGTTCGAGCCGGTGCTCGACTACGTGGTCGTGAAGGTGCCTCGCTTCGCGTTCGAGAAATTTCCAAGCGCGAGCCCGTATCTCACGACGCAGATGAAGTCGGTCGGCGAGGCAATGGCGATCGGCCGCACGTTCAAGGAAGCGTTTCAAAAGGGCATGCGCGCGCTCGAGACGGGGAGATCGGGCTGGACGACGTCCGCTCGTCCGATCGACGACCGCTTGCCCGATGAATCGCTCGAGTCGTTGCGCGGTGCGCTACGCCAGCCGACGCCCGAACGCATCTTCCAGGTGAAGCGCGCGCTCGAGCGCGGGCTCTCGGCCGCCGACGTGCACGAGCTGACAGCGATCGATCCGTGGTTCCTGAACCAGATGGTCGAGCTGGTCGAGGCCGAACGTTGGTACGCGACGCTGGACGACGTGGACGAGACGGATCTGCGCCACATGAAACGACTCGGCTTCTCGGATCGCCAGCTGGCGGTATTGCGCGACGAGACCGAAGCCGTCGTGCGCGAGCGCCGATGGTCGCTCAACGTGCGGCCGTCATACAAGATGGTCGATACGTGCGCCGGCGAGTTTCCGTCGGCGACGCCGTATCTCTACGGCAGCTACGACGAGGAGAGTGAAGCCCCGCGCACGGACTGCCGCTCGGTCGTCATCCTCGGCAGCGGACCCAATCGCATTGGGCAGGGCGTGGAGTTCGACTATTGCTGCGTGCGCGCCGTGATGGCGCTCCGCGAGCGCGGATTCGAGACGATCATGATCAACTCGAATCCGGAAACCGTATCGACGGATTTTGATACGTCCGACAAGCTGTACTTCGAGCCCCTGACGTTCGAGGATGTATTGGAGATCGTTGAACGCGAGCAGCCCGAAGGCGTCGTGGTGCAGCTCGGCGGCCAGACGCCGCTCAAGCTGACGCGCCAGCTCGAGGCCGCCGGCGTGAAGATCCTCGGCACCTCGCCCGAATCGATCGACATCGCCGAGGACCGCCGCCGCTTCGACAAGATCGCGCGCGAGCTCGGGCTGACGCAGCCCGCGAACGGTACGGCGACGAGTCTCGACGAAGCGCTGGAAGCGGCGGAGCGGATCGGTTATCCCGTGCTCGTGCGGCCCTCATATGTGCTTGGCGGACGTGCGATGCAGATCGTCTACGACGCCGAGTCGCTGCAACAGTATTTCGCGACGGCAGCGCGCGTCTCGGAGGATCGCCCGGTGTTGATCGACCGCTTCCTCGAGGATGCCTTCGAGTGTGACGTCGACGCGATTTCGGATGGGCACCGTGTCGTCATCGGCGGCATCATGCAGCACATCGAGGACGCAGGCATTCACTCGGGCGACTCGGCGTGCGTGCTCCCGCCGTATCTGATCGGCGAGAGCGACATGCAGACCATGCGCGAGCAGACCATCTCGCTCGCGCGCGCGCTGGGCGTGATCGGGTTGATCAACGTGCAGTACGCGATCAAGGACGGCGTCGTCTACGTGCTCGAGGTGAATCCGCGCGCCAGCCGCACGATCCCGTTCGTGTCGAAGGCGATCGGCGTTCCACTGGCGTCGCTCGCTGCGCGCACCATGGTCGGCGAATCGCTGGACGACATTGGCTTCATCGAGGAGATCGTGCCGCCGTACGTGTCGGTGAAGGAAGCGGTGTTTCCGTTCAACAAGTTTGCGGGCACCGACCCGGTGCTCGGCCCGGAGATGCGATCGACGGGCGAGTGCATGGGGATCTCCGATTCCTTCGGCTCGGCATTCGCCAAGTCGCAGCTTGCCGCGTCGAACGGGCTGCCGCTCGAGGGCGCGGTGCTGATTACCGTCGTGGATTCGGACAAGCCGACGGTGACGCCGATCGCGCGCCGCTTTCACGAGATGGGCTTCGAGGTGTGGGCTACCGCGGGCACGGCGGCGTATCTGCGCGCGCGCGGCATTCCCGCGCGGCGCGTGCTCAAGGTCCACGAAGGCCGGCCGAACTGCCTCGACATGATCGTCAATCGCGACATTCAGCTGCTGATCAATACACCGATGGGCAAGCACGCGCAGCTCGATGACTATCTGCTGCGGCAGGCGGCGATCGTGAATCGCGTGTCGTATACCACGACGATGTCGGCGGCGAGCGCGGCGAGCGATGCGATTCTCTCGCTCAAGTCGCGTGCGCCGCGCGTGAAGTCGTTGCAGGAGTGGCAAGCGGAGCTCGCCGAGGCGCGCGCGGCGGCGGCCGGGCAGGTGCACGCATGAGCGCGGGAAGAGGAGCCGACGTGTTCGTGCACGAATCCGCGTACGTTGACGACGGGGCGCAGATCGGCGAGGGGACAAAAATTTGGCACTTCTGCCACGTCATGCCGGGCGCCGTGATCGGCGAGCGCTGCAGTCTTGGCCAGAACGTCGTCATGATGAACGGCACGCGCATGGGCCACAATTGCAAGATTCAGAATAACGTGTCGATCTACGAGGGCGTGGAGCTCGAGGACGACGTGTTTTGCGGCCCGTCGATGGTGTTCACGAACGTCATCAACCCGCGCAGCCATGTGTCGCGCAAGAACGAATATCGGCGGACGCTGGTAAAGCGCGGGGCGTCGATCGGCGCGAACGCAACGATCGTCTGCGGCGTGACGCTCGGCGACTTCGCGTTCGTCGGCGCGGGCGCGGTGATCACGAAGGACGTCTTGCCGTATGCGCTCATGGCCGGCGTGCCGGCGCGGCGCATTGGCTGGATGTGTCAATGTGGCGAGCGCTTGAACGGATCGGGGGTCGGCACGTGTGCCGCGTGCGGCACCGCCTATCAG
This is a stretch of genomic DNA from Gemmatimonadaceae bacterium. It encodes these proteins:
- a CDS encoding IS1 family transposase, whose amino-acid sequence is MNRLSTEKRVQILYALCEGASINATARQTGASKVTILKLLAEVGTAVLAYQQRVLVNLPCKRIEADEIWSFVGAREKNVPLDEKGRGRGDCWTWTGICADTKLIPCWHVGTRDADAAHLFMEELASRLANRVQLSTDGHNAYLTAVENAFGWNGVDYAMLVKLYGATGDTHGSGKYAPVALTSLEKKPIMGQPDEALISTSYAESHNTRMRTNIRRLTRLTNGHSKKIENHVHAMSLWFMYYNFCRPHMTLTKNNGGIKQTPAMAAGVSDHVWNLGEVVALLAS
- a CDS encoding PIN domain-containing protein, producing MANKIRRYWDSCCCFGYLLNQANRADKCEPILLDAEVGNCEIVISAWTIAEVLHKKGDKRPFPKESRELLRKFFNRSCFIVAEVDRVIAEAAQDVFWEHDILPKDAVHVATALVANANYLETFDGGLLAKSKKLGGDPVLVIQEPGAERLKAEAKKADKKGQIELPGTLSS
- the rpmJ gene encoding 50S ribosomal protein L36, translating into MKVRTSVKPICEHCKVVKRNGVTRIICKRNPKHKQRQG
- the rpsM gene encoding 30S ribosomal protein S13 gives rise to the protein MARIAGVDLPRDKKVEIGLTYIYGIGRHAAQEIIEKAGIDANLRIRDLTDADVNKIRGVIERDHKVEGALRTEVAMNIKRLMDIGSYRGIRHRRGLPVRGQRTHTNARTKKGPRRAIAGKKKVTK
- the rpsK gene encoding 30S ribosomal protein S11, which produces MATGKKAKRVVEAEGVAHISATFNNTTITITDSHGNAVSWGSSGKAGFKGSKKSTPFAATVAAEQAAREALSAGVKRVHVKVQGPGSGRESAIQALATAGLQVKSIKDVTPIPHNGCRPPKRRRV
- the rpsD gene encoding 30S ribosomal protein S4, producing the protein MGRYTGPSCKQCRREGTKLFLKGTKCFTEKCPVERRPYAPGQHGQNTARRRKSSEYSKQLREKQKIKRIYGISEQQFRNTFQKVRPMPGITGHNLLAALESRLDNMIYRMGFAPSRKAARQLIRHRHVEINTKTVDIPSYMVAPGEEVRIRQKSREVQPILAAMDQSSRGAPLSWLAVDRDTFSGRMLERPSRPNIPIAAQEQLVVELYSK
- a CDS encoding DNA-directed RNA polymerase subunit alpha; this translates as MANTIDLRGLVRPQLVEATKHEDNPNVAEFRLQPLERGFGHTLGNSMRRMLLSSLRGAAVWAFRIDGVVHEHQTIPGVVEDVHQIIGNLKTLTLTLPDDVEDVVLHIQKSEAGAVTAADISSSGGVRIVNPDHHLFTLQDDRDLNVDLYVNKGRGYVESDQHPIDRGLPVDLVRIDSIYNPVRRANFTVAETRVGQRTDYDRLVLTVETNGTISPEEAVSYAAALAQTHFQYFADFGSHSSAPIGQLADNGAGDGARLGSLLRTPIDDLELSVRSVNSLKNSNIRTLGDLVRQTESQILQVKNFGKKSLQEIADLLERENLNFGMRFEETGDGSVRVLDYGTPPSRAAAAAPDDMEE
- the rplQ gene encoding 50S ribosomal protein L17 is translated as MRHRKAGRQLRRTSEQKLALMRNLASSLIEHGAIETTEAKAKELRPFVEKLITKARSGTLHARRLAVRHVHKRETADKLFQELGPKFAARKGGYTRILKTGHRKGDGAEMARIELVGE
- the rpmB gene encoding 50S ribosomal protein L28, with translation MAIQRNVCYACGKGVAFGNNVSHANNKTRRTWKPNLQVMRTLVDGKIEKVKVCTRCMNAGKVKRAPRGAAVV
- the gmd gene encoding GDP-mannose 4,6-dehydratase, producing the protein MPTALITGITGQDGSYLAEFLLEKGYRVVGAVRRSSTTPYERIAHLVDRVELVSADLLDQTSLTDAVGDVKPDEIYNLAAQSFVAASWTQPVLTGEFTALGVTRMLEAMKKAAPKARFYQASSSEMFGKVVESPQSETTPFYPRSPYGVAKVYGHWITVNYRESFGLYAVSGILFNHESPRRGLEFVTRKVTDAVARIKLGLAKDVTLGNLDSRRDWGFAGDYVEAMWRMLQQDEPDDYVIGTGHTCSVLDLCKTAFSYVGLDYREHIKQDAKFYRPAEVDLLVANPSKAMRQLDWRPRVDFEQLVRMMVDADVERHRARA
- a CDS encoding GDP-mannose 4,6-dehydratase; the protein is MRALITGGGGFVGQWLARGLLARGDAVDLTGLGAAIRGPDILSRQERREVRWLPADMRDTEDVELVVQRSRPDVIVHLAGVSFPPDAERSPTTTYDVNALGAVRLLSAVRRQKSAGAVDPLVIIVGSGMQYGCHEPADMPLDERAVQRPTTIYAASKAAQEVAALQFHTSVGLRVIATRSFNHSGVGHGTQYLLPSLVGRVKRLAAGAEPRLVLGNDVVRDYLHVDDVVTAYLSLVERGQPGEVYNVASGRGVSVRQLAEDVLQRANVAAEISTDPSLTRASDIPVLIGSPAKLHEHTGWSPTKTHADIIDDLLHASTD